A single window of Nematostella vectensis chromosome 4, jaNemVect1.1, whole genome shotgun sequence DNA harbors:
- the LOC116611961 gene encoding uncharacterized protein LOC116611961: MVAVPVPQTKSPKMKVDESQLDRFLRFITSSHILQDLPFGQRHLCLSNGEILDVPNVIRGMIPQRIMDQYTEYCKEEEITPLSQSTMARILTACHATVRTSLHGLDYTSADGAKAFDILASIVDRLDGREKSREWSHTCRAALKTGKQYIKSDYKTGQRGGTARFFMKARHSPNYLPP; the protein is encoded by the exons ATGGTCGCGGTACCTGTCCCTCAGACGAAAAGTCCGAAAATGAAAGTTGACGAGTCACAACTAGACAGATTTCTGCGCTTTATCACAAGCTCTCATATTCTACAAGATCTGCCGTTTGGACAGCGTCATCTGTGTTTGTCAAATGGAGAGATCTTGGATGTGCCAAACGTTATCCGAGGGATGATTCCCCAACGAATCATGGATCAGTACACGGAGTACTGTAAGGAAGAAGAAATAACACCTCTAAGCCAGTCAACCATGGCACGAATCTTGACAGCGTGTCATGCTACTGTCCGGACTTCCCTGCATGGTCTTGACTACACGTCTGCGGATGGTGCAAAAGCGTTCGATATCCTCGCCTCCATCGTGGATAGGCTTGACGGTCGAGAGAAGTCACGCGAATGGAGCCACACATGTCGTGCTGCCCTGAAGACAGGCAAGCAATACATCAAGTCTGATTATAAG ACAGGGCAAAGAGGAGGTACGGCGAGATTCTTCATGAAAGCCAGGCACAGCCCCAACTACCTGCCACCCTAG